One stretch of Tenacibaculum sp. MAR_2010_89 DNA includes these proteins:
- a CDS encoding Crp/Fnr family transcriptional regulator, producing MIKSQLTFSSYLKTTIKSKLLEALIPEIISYFSKKELSKNDFFVKTGKIPTSFCFVESGILQHSILVNEEEKTTYFALKNTCTTSLKSFLQEIPSRKNIKALSKCVLWVIEINDFKYLLKNNKAFSQFYFNLIENQIFLIDDYRIDLLTLSPEERYQKLLINEPDLLQKVPLRYLASFLGISTRNMSRIRKNIK from the coding sequence CTACTTAAAAACTACAATAAAAAGCAAGTTGTTAGAAGCTCTCATACCAGAAATTATATCTTATTTTTCTAAAAAAGAACTTTCAAAGAATGATTTTTTTGTTAAAACTGGTAAGATACCTACTAGTTTTTGCTTTGTTGAAAGTGGTATTTTGCAACATTCAATACTAGTAAACGAGGAAGAAAAAACCACGTACTTTGCTTTAAAGAATACTTGTACAACTTCTTTAAAAAGTTTTTTACAAGAAATACCTTCCAGAAAAAACATAAAGGCTTTAAGTAAGTGTGTATTGTGGGTTATTGAAATTAATGACTTTAAATACCTTTTAAAAAACAATAAAGCTTTCTCCCAATTCTATTTTAACTTAATAGAGAATCAAATTTTTTTAATCGATGATTATCGTATCGATTTACTAACACTTAGTCCAGAAGAACGTTACCAGAAGCTTCTAATTAATGAACCTGATTTATTACAAAAGGTTCCTCTTCGTTATTTAGCTTCTTTTTTAGGGATTTCAACTAGAAATATGAGCAGAATTCGAAAAAACATAAAATAG
- a CDS encoding aminopeptidase P family protein, giving the protein MKYDPINSSLFINNRKNFMAQMKPNSIAVFNSNDIYPVSADSTLPFEQHRDIFYLSGVDQEESILVLFPECPKPQFREILFLRETNEHIAVWEGEKLTKEKAYTSSGIKTVFWLQDLEKIMFELMSYAETIYINTNEHYRANVETETREDRFTKWLREKYPAHSVAKSNPILQRLRSVKDSIELNLIQSACDITEKGFRRVLGFVKPGVWEYEIEAEYIHEFVRNRSKKFAYTPIIASGNNANVLHYIENNQQCKAGDLILMDVGAEYANYSSDMTRTIPVSGRFSDRQKEVYNAVNKVKNEATKMLVPGTIWADYHIEVGKIMTSELLGLGLLDKADVQNEDPNWPAYKKYFMHGTSHHMGLDTHDYGLLHEPMKANMVFTVEPGIYLPKEGFGIRLEDDVVVQENGNPFNLMRNIPIEADEIEGLMN; this is encoded by the coding sequence ATGAAATATGATCCAATAAATAGCAGTTTATTTATTAATAACAGAAAAAACTTTATGGCACAAATGAAGCCAAATAGTATTGCTGTTTTTAATTCAAACGATATATATCCTGTAAGTGCTGATAGTACTTTACCTTTTGAACAACATAGAGATATTTTTTATTTAAGTGGTGTTGACCAAGAAGAAAGCATACTAGTACTATTTCCTGAATGTCCAAAACCACAATTTAGAGAAATTTTATTTTTACGTGAAACGAATGAACATATTGCTGTTTGGGAAGGTGAAAAATTAACTAAAGAAAAAGCGTATACATCTAGTGGTATAAAAACAGTTTTTTGGCTACAAGACCTAGAAAAAATAATGTTTGAATTAATGAGTTATGCTGAAACTATATACATTAATACTAATGAACATTATAGAGCAAACGTTGAAACTGAAACTAGAGAAGATAGATTTACAAAATGGTTACGTGAAAAATACCCTGCACATTCAGTAGCTAAAAGCAATCCTATTTTACAACGTCTACGTTCTGTAAAAGATAGTATTGAGCTAAACTTAATACAATCAGCTTGTGATATTACAGAAAAAGGATTTAGGCGTGTATTAGGGTTTGTAAAACCTGGTGTTTGGGAATATGAAATTGAAGCAGAATACATTCATGAGTTTGTTAGGAACCGTTCAAAAAAGTTTGCTTATACACCAATTATAGCTTCAGGAAATAACGCCAATGTTCTACATTACATAGAGAACAATCAACAGTGTAAAGCAGGAGATTTAATTTTAATGGACGTAGGTGCTGAGTATGCAAACTATTCATCAGATATGACCAGAACTATTCCTGTTTCTGGACGCTTTTCAGATAGACAAAAAGAAGTATATAACGCTGTGAATAAAGTAAAAAATGAAGCTACAAAAATGTTAGTTCCTGGAACTATTTGGGCTGATTACCATATTGAAGTTGGAAAAATTATGACTTCAGAACTTTTAGGTTTAGGGTTATTAGATAAAGCTGATGTACAAAATGAAGATCCTAATTGGCCTGCATATAAAAAATACTTTATGCATGGAACATCACATCATATGGGATTAGATACTCATGATTATGGATTATTACATGAACCAATGAAAGCAAACATGGTATTTACTGTAGAGCCTGGAATATATTTACCAAAAGAAGGCTTTGGAATTCGTTTAGAAGATGATGTAGTAGTGCAA